In the Candidatus Electrothrix sp. GW3-4 genome, one interval contains:
- a CDS encoding N-acetyltransferase yields MKSPNVLIRNEKKTDHRVISDVTQAAFETLEISNHTEQFIIEALRTANALTISLVAEVDDRVVGHIAFSPVTISDDTTDWYGLGPVSVLPDFQRQGIGKALIQEGLSRLRALHAKGCCLVGHPEYYRQFGFKNVDDLALEGVPQEVFFALSFDGNIPQGNVIFHEGFTATGPKNGTVDN; encoded by the coding sequence ATGAAATCACCAAACGTCCTGATCAGAAACGAAAAAAAGACTGACCACAGAGTCATCTCCGATGTGACGCAAGCAGCGTTCGAGACGCTGGAGATCAGCAACCACACTGAACAATTCATCATTGAGGCATTACGAACTGCCAATGCCCTGACAATCTCATTGGTTGCGGAGGTAGACGACCGTGTTGTAGGCCATATTGCCTTTTCTCCGGTAACCATATCGGACGATACCACAGACTGGTACGGACTCGGCCCGGTTTCCGTGCTCCCGGACTTTCAACGCCAAGGGATCGGCAAGGCACTCATCCAGGAAGGGCTGTCACGCTTGCGAGCACTTCACGCGAAAGGCTGCTGCTTGGTCGGGCACCCGGAATACTACCGACAATTCGGGTTTAAGAATGTTGACGATCTCGCTCTTGAGGGCGTTCCGCAGGAAGTGTTCTTTGCTCTTTCCTTTGACGGGAACATACCGCAGGGCAATGTCATCTTTCACGAAGGATTTACAGCAACCGGCCCGAAAAACGGTACAGTTGACAACTAA